In Helicobacter ibis, one genomic interval encodes:
- a CDS encoding LysR substrate-binding domain-containing protein: MRIRDIEVFLDILKTKSPTTTAENFKTTQPNISVIIKNLESIIGEVLFERKGKKLLPTSKALFLGSMWLEVVEKYYESFEVLGDDELHGELKIASTHTIGEYLLPSILFDFASEYQKIQINSQIHNTKECLKLLKNGDVDFVLVEGEISQNLAEKEGFIREVLQKDELVVACNDFLLASKPRYIDELLDRKWIFREYGSGLRDKFLDSIGDIQSEIPIFLEIDRISAIKNLVINKGAISVFSKLAIKDELESKKLFAIEIINLNPDRYFYSLRRKSTPFNKVISRFEKYMIDRI; encoded by the coding sequence ATGAGAATAAGGGATATTGAGGTTTTTTTAGATATTTTAAAGACAAAAAGCCCAACAACAACTGCTGAAAACTTTAAAACAACGCAGCCAAACATATCAGTAATAATAAAAAATTTAGAAAGCATAATAGGGGAGGTTTTGTTTGAAAGAAAGGGCAAAAAGTTGCTTCCAACGTCAAAGGCACTATTTTTGGGTAGCATGTGGCTAGAGGTGGTAGAGAAATATTATGAGAGTTTTGAAGTGCTGGGAGATGATGAGTTACATGGGGAGCTAAAGATAGCCTCAACACACACCATAGGGGAATATCTACTCCCATCAATATTGTTTGATTTTGCAAGTGAATACCAAAAGATTCAAATAAACTCTCAAATACATAACACAAAAGAATGCTTAAAGCTACTTAAAAATGGTGATGTTGATTTTGTGCTTGTAGAGGGAGAAATAAGTCAGAATCTAGCAGAAAAAGAGGGCTTTATAAGGGAGGTGTTGCAAAAAGATGAACTAGTTGTTGCTTGTAATGACTTTCTTTTAGCTTCAAAGCCTAGATATATTGATGAGCTATTGGATAGGAAATGGATTTTTAGAGAGTATGGTTCAGGCCTTAGAGATAAGTTTTTAGATTCAATTGGTGATATACAAAGCGAGATTCCTATATTTTTAGAGATAGATAGGATAAGTGCCATTAAGAATTTAGTTATAAATAAAGGTGCTATTTCTGTGTTTTCAAAGTTAGCCATTAAAGATGAGCTAGAATCTAAAAAGCTTTTTGCAATTGAGATTATAAATTTGAATCCTGATAGGTATTTTTATTCGCTAAGACGAAAATCAACCCCATTTAATAAAGTAATATCAAGATTTGAAAAATATATGATAGATAGAATCTAA
- the cfrA gene encoding TonB-dependent ferric enterobactin receptor CfrA has protein sequence MSKFTKYTGILSIILPIISNANEEYRLDKSVVSASGFMQDVKEAPATISVITKEELSTKPYRDIAEAISDIPGVDLHASKGKTGSYLITMRGITGYTLILIDGRRQSVSGQIGPNGFSEAPSVFMPPLSSIERIEIIKGPMSTLYGSDALGGVINIITKKISNTWSASIQTEGIFNQDSKWGNYYGTSLYTSGPLINDKLGLTLRLREYYREGSSVEFRQQNGEILSPSVAGPQNPTRANLHNIGTKLTYTPNDNNTIILDFDYGLNKYNNNKSQIGTLTKPNSEGGLTGGYTDSMGFEKIVTYLTHEGAYDNFVINSGIQYNSVSNDGREVVGDKSVKYLGENRDILAQTYIADTKVTTLIGDKNMITLGGEYRLEKMQDKIANPTNFDQYSIAIFGEDEISITDKLNLTLGARYNYHETFGNNISPRAYVVYNPTDNLTLKGGISTGFKAPEPNLLIPGEYNYGGQGAVPIFGNPNLTEETSINYEASIYYNTDLFYIGATGYITDFKDKISSVSIQKDAIVPNTNRICTPFGGRTTCSQAINHGEVEYRGIELQAGISPFENLNFDFGYSYTDSNIKESLAKETIGTQVAYTLKHNINAKASYKILNFTPYIKAEWQGDRYRDPSEYESLGKTYKNIFLLSFGASYEINPNWTLNGGIYNLLNKDFTNEFIYDGSGYYNAYNRVEEGRRFWLSLTGTF, from the coding sequence CAACAAAGCCTTATAGAGATATTGCAGAAGCTATATCTGATATACCCGGAGTGGATTTACATGCTTCAAAAGGTAAGACTGGCTCATATTTAATAACAATGAGAGGAATTACAGGATATACTTTAATCCTAATAGATGGTAGAAGACAAAGTGTAAGCGGTCAAATTGGACCAAATGGATTTAGTGAAGCCCCAAGTGTATTTATGCCACCATTATCATCTATAGAAAGGATAGAGATAATAAAAGGACCTATGTCAACTTTGTATGGTTCAGATGCATTAGGTGGTGTTATAAATATAATAACTAAAAAAATATCTAACACATGGAGTGCGAGCATACAAACAGAAGGAATCTTTAATCAAGATTCTAAATGGGGAAATTATTATGGCACATCTCTATATACTTCAGGTCCTCTAATAAATGATAAATTAGGTTTGACGCTTAGGTTAAGAGAATATTATAGAGAGGGTTCTAGCGTAGAATTTAGACAACAAAATGGAGAAATCTTATCCCCAAGTGTAGCAGGACCTCAAAACCCAACAAGAGCAAACTTGCACAACATAGGAACAAAATTAACATATACACCAAATGATAACAACACTATTATTTTAGATTTTGACTATGGACTAAATAAATATAATAACAATAAATCTCAAATAGGGACACTTACTAAGCCTAATTCTGAAGGTGGATTAACTGGTGGATACACGGACTCTATGGGATTTGAAAAAATTGTTACTTACTTAACGCATGAGGGAGCTTATGATAATTTCGTAATAAACTCTGGTATACAATACAACAGCGTATCAAATGATGGCAGGGAAGTAGTTGGGGATAAAAGCGTAAAATATCTTGGCGAAAATAGAGATATTCTAGCACAGACATATATAGCAGATACAAAAGTTACCACATTAATTGGCGACAAGAATATGATAACTTTAGGAGGAGAATACAGGTTAGAAAAAATGCAAGATAAAATAGCAAATCCTACAAATTTTGATCAATATTCAATAGCTATTTTTGGAGAAGATGAAATATCAATCACAGATAAACTGAATTTAACACTTGGTGCTAGATATAATTATCACGAAACATTTGGAAATAATATATCACCAAGAGCATATGTTGTCTATAATCCTACAGACAATCTAACACTAAAAGGAGGAATCTCCACAGGCTTTAAGGCACCAGAGCCAAATTTATTAATACCCGGAGAATACAATTATGGAGGGCAAGGCGCAGTGCCAATATTTGGCAACCCAAACCTAACAGAAGAAACATCTATAAACTATGAGGCCTCCATATACTATAATACAGATTTATTCTATATTGGAGCAACTGGCTATATTACAGATTTCAAAGATAAAATAAGCAGTGTTTCTATCCAAAAAGACGCAATAGTGCCAAATACAAATAGAATCTGCACACCATTTGGAGGCAGGACAACTTGCTCTCAAGCAATAAATCATGGCGAAGTTGAATACAGGGGCATAGAACTTCAAGCCGGAATTTCTCCTTTTGAGAATTTAAACTTTGATTTTGGATATAGCTATACAGATAGTAATATAAAAGAATCTCTAGCAAAAGAAACCATAGGCACACAAGTGGCATATACATTAAAACACAACATAAATGCAAAAGCTAGTTATAAAATATTAAATTTTACACCATACATAAAAGCGGAATGGCAAGGAGATAGATACAGGGATCCAAGCGAATACGAAAGCTTAGGAAAAACATATAAAAATATATTTCTATTATCATTTGGTGCTAGTTATGAAATCAATCCTAACTGGACATTAAATGGCGGAATATACAATCTCTTAAATAAAGATTTTACCAACGAATTCATTTATGATGGTAGCGGATATTACAATGCATATAATAGAGTTGAGGAGGGGAGAAGATTCTGGCTGTCTTTAACTGGAACATTTTAA